One segment of Monomorium pharaonis isolate MP-MQ-018 chromosome 6, ASM1337386v2, whole genome shotgun sequence DNA contains the following:
- the LOC105840350 gene encoding aurora kinase C encodes MLGTNKENYKTHHQSTTHTSKAVSGFKYLHISKTVPLRNAQNMNDGNKKENIYKVSATNVKNENECKETTNKSTELMPPPKLSVACKLVDSTQDQQKSNNENQEARDNKSKILQKIVSNTDTSVSKENESEKRWVLSDFDIGRPLGKGKFGNVYLAREKRSKFIIAMKVLYRSQIEDAKISHQVVREIEIQTHLRHPNILRMYGYFYDDKRIYLILEYAPKGELYKELKNQPDKRFDEVRTAIYIAQLADALKYCHSKSVIHRDIKPENLLLGMNGELKIADFGWSVHAPSSRRDTLCGTLDYLPPEMISGKTHNHTVDFWSVGILCYECLVGKPPFYATTNDETYLNIKRLRYTFPSFVSEGARDLISKLIVIEPEKRLDMDSVLAHSWIIKNYHKIDKA; translated from the exons ATGCTTGGAACCAACAAGGAAAACTATAAAACTCATCATCAATCAACTACACATACATCGAAAGCAGTTAGTGGTTTTAAGTATTTGCACATTTCTAAAACGGTTCCATTGAGAAATGCTCAAAATATGAATGATGGAAATAAGAAGGAAAATATCTACAAAGTTAGTGCAACAAATGTCAAAAATGAAAACGAATGTAAAGAGACTACAAACAAGTCTACTGAATTGATGCCACCACCTAAATTATCAGTGGCATGTAAATTAGTAGATTCTACGCAAGATCAACAAAAGTCTAATAATGAAAATCAAGAAGCAAGAGATAATAAGAGCAAAATTCTACAGAAAATTGTCAGCAATACAGATACTAGTGTGAGTAAAGAAAATGAAAGTGAAAAAAGATGGGTATTGTCAGATTTTGATATTGGTCGACCCCTGGGTAAAGGAAAATTTGGTAATGTATACTTGGCCAGAGAAAAAAGatccaaatttataatagcCATGAAGGTTCTTTATAGATCGCAAATAGAAGATGCTAAAATCTCACATCAAGTAGTCAGAGAAATAGAAATCCAAACCCATTTGAG acatccaaatattttaagaatgtatggatatttttatgatgataagcgaatttatttaatattagaatatgCACCAAAAGGAGAactttataaagaattaaaaaatcaacctGATAAGCGATTTGACGAAGTAAG AACAGCCATTTACATAGCTCAATTGGCAGACGCGTTAAAATATTGCCACAGCAAGAGCGTTATCCATCGTGACATTAAACCTGAAAATTTACTTCTTGGAATGAATggagaattaaaaatagccGACTTTGGATGGTCCGTGCATGCTCCTTCCTCACGAAGAGACACTCTATGCGGCACTTTGGATTACTTGCCACCTGAAATGATTTCTGGGAAAACACATAATCATACAGTCGACTTTTGGAGCGTTGGAATATTATGTTATGAATGCTTGGTTGGCAAACCTCCTTTTTATGCGACAACTAATGAtgaaacttatttaaatataaagagatTGCGATATACATTTCCAAGTTTTGTTAGTGAAGGTGCAAGAGATTTAATTTCAAAG tTGATAGTTATTGAGCCTGAGAAGAGATTGGATATGGATAGTGTTCTTGCGCATTCTTggatcataaaaaattatcacaagATAGACAAGGCATGA
- the LOC105840351 gene encoding nuclear valosin-containing protein-like — MQKMGKLNSSIDIIPLQGSSGDYRSRVVNNKHRMDQRLFRDQSLIGRVQTYMHENENKVYIDVNEMADALQRRYKDYRGKKRGAFRAMVRKAYDELTEIFSRKPSTRECSTYDDDDDDDDEDFEDVDVESDTQRSSIGDMLLQMYKKAQFKQNGNSSDKELIDISSDDDVAKVDSKDEKDVMTPEAGATVVKESSQHIAPKVETTSLAKPETTTIMQEAVAVKQLDDMITSKKPETPLKSKLPMNEVVKQSSVPENTRKRQRDKENGQFSIAKKAKIVPIIESKITFSDVGGSDKILKVVCKLLAHMKHPEIFKQFGISPPRGFLLHGPPGCGKTLLAHAIAGELNMPLLKVAGPELVTGVSGESEARIRELFEQALTLAPCVVFLDEIDAVTPHRATAQREMERRIVAQLLSSLDELNLNENGDRVLVIGATNRPDSLDPALRRAGRFDREVCLGIPDREARARILAVHTEKVVLAPNVSLSTIASLTPGFVGADLVALIRESAMVAVDRVFESLNRSKQEEKSSEVTKNEKQVDEEIKITKNSENLIDNSVVAEASTTIGNDLVFPKEVSKSPISGIAEMDVIQEHSADLSTLLAWLRTEPPLSPERLSTLCIEHNDFETALRIVQPSAKREGFATVPDVTWDDVGSLRNIRQELQMTILAPVKHSEHFNNLGLTVGSGVLLCGPPGCGKTLLAKAVANEAGINFISVKGPELLNMYVGESEKAVRQCFLRARNSMPCVIFFDEIDALCPKRTEGDNSATARVVNQMLTEMDGVEGRQGVFLMAASNRPDIIDPAVLRPGRLDKILYVGLPNASDRVDILHAVTKNGTKPKLASDVDLNQVAYDNRCEGYTGADLAALIREAGMEALKEIIAGYGQAEISMRHIIQAFDKVQPSVREKDIKQYEKLSNLYSGRKNPEVTPMDTPVDAPIVDVIMEPMET, encoded by the exons ATGCAGAAAATGGGCAAACTAAATTCGTCGATCGATATTATCCCGCTACAAGGATCAAGTGGAGATTACAGATCGAGAGTTGTAAATAATAAGCACAGGATGGATCAAAGGCTATTTCGGGATCAATCATTGATCGGTCGCGTGCAAACG TACATGCACGAAAATGAAAATAAGGTATACATCGATGTAAACGAAATGGCAGATGCGTTGCAAAGACGATACAAGGATTATCGTGGTAAAAAACGCGGAGCGTTTCGCGCAATGGTACGCAAGGCTTACGACGAGCTTACAGAGATATTCTCGAGGAAGCCTTCTACACGTGAATGCTCTACGtatgacgacgacgatgacgacgacgacgaagattTCGAAGATGTAGACGTCGAG TCAGATACACAACGTTCTTCGATAGGTGATAtgttattacaaatgtataagAAAGCTCAATTCAAACAGAATGGAAACTCGAGTGATAAAGAATTGATAGATATCAGTAGCGATGACGATGTTGCCAAAGTCGATTCCAAGGATGAGAAAGATGTGATGACACCTGAGGCTGGTGCTACTGTAGTCAAAGAATCTTCTCAACATATAGCTCCAAAAGTGGAAACAACTAGTCTGGCCAAGCCAGAAACAACCACCATAATGCAGGAAGCAGTTGCAGTAAAGCAACTAGATGACATGATTACCTCAAAAAAACCAGAGACACCTCTAAAATCAAAATTG CCCATGAATGAAGTTGTGAAACAGTCATCAGTGCCAGAAAATACGAGAAAGCGACAAAGGGACAAGGAAAATGGACAATTTTCAATCGCAAAGAAAGCAAAAATTGTACCCATCATAGAATCAAAAATTACATTCTCTGATGTAGGAGGCAgcgacaaaattttaaaagttgtcTGTAAATTATTAGCTCATATGAAACATCCTGAAATCTTCAAACAGTTTGGTATATCTCCACCAAGGGGATTTTTACTTCACGGACCACCTGGGTGTGGAAAAACATTATTGGCACATGCAATTGCGGGA gAATTAAATATGCCACTGCTAAAAGTGGCAGGACCTGAACTTGTGACTGGAGTGTCTGGTGAAAGTGAAGCGCGTATCAGGGAATTATTTGAACAAGCTTTAACTCTTGCACCATGTGTTGTTTTTTTGGATGAGATAGATGCTGTCACGCCACATAGAGCTACAGCTCAAAGAGAAATGGAAAGAAGAATTGTTGCACAATTATTATCAAGTTTAGatg aattaaatcTTAATGAAAATGGAGACAGAGTGTTGGTAATTGGTGCGACAAATCGACCAGATTCATTAGATCCTGCTTTAAGAAGAGCAGGACGTTTTGATCGTGAAGTGTGCCTTGGAATACCAGATAGAGAAGCAAGGGCTAGGATTTTAGCGGTGCATACTGAGAAAGTTGTATTGGCTCCTAATGTTAGTTTATCGACAATAGCTTCTCTTACTCCAGGTTTTGTAGGTGCAGATTTAGTTGCTTTAATTAGGGAGTCTGCTATGGTTGCTGTAGAcag AGTATTTGAGAGTCTAAATAGATCGAAACAGGAAGAAAAATCATCTGAAGTAACCAAAAATGAGAAGCAAGTtgatgaagaaattaaaatcaccaaaaattcagaaaatttaattgacaataGTGTTGTGGCAGAAGCTTCTACTACGATTGGGAACGATCTTGTGTTTCCAAAAGAAGTATCCAAAAGTCCGATCTCAGGAATTGCCGAAATGGATGTAATACAGGAACATTCTGCAGATTTGTCAACTTTACTAGCTTGGTTACGTACCGAACCACCGCTTTCTCCGGAACGTCTCTCGACCTTGTGCATCGAACACAATGATTTTGAGACTGCTTTACGGATTGTTCAACCTTCAGCGAAAAGAGAAGGATTCGCGACAGTTCCCGATGTAACCTGGGATGATGTTGGCTCACTGCGAAACATACGGCAAGAATTGCAAATGACAATTCTT gCTCCTGTCAAACATTCTGAACACTTTAATAATTTGGGTTTGACAGTTGGCAGTGGAGTGTTATTGTGCGGTCCACCTGGATGTGGAAAAACATTATTGGCCAAAGCTGTCGCCAATGAAGctggaattaattttatttctgttaaaGGACCTGAACTTTTAAACATG TATGTTGGCGAAAGTGAAAAAGCAGTTCGTCAATGTTTCTTAAGAGCAAGAAATTCCATGCCTTGCGTCATATTTTTTGATGAGATAGATGCATTGTGTCCTAAAAGAACGGAAGGCGATAATTCAGCGACAGCACGCGTCGTTAATCAAATGCTTACAGAAATGGACGGCGTGGAAGGCCGGCAAGGAGTATTTCTTATGGCGGCTAGTAATCGACCTGATATTATAGATCCAGCTGTATTGAGGCCAGGAAGActggataaaattttatatgttggTCTTCCGAATGCTTCAGATAGGGTGGACATTTTGCATGCAGTAACAAAG aATGGAACGAAACCAAAACTTGCCTCAGATGTGGATCTGAATCAAGTGGCATATGACAATAGATGTGAGGGCTACACCGGTGCAGATTTAGCAGCTTTAATAAGAGAGGCTGGTATGGAAGcattaaaagaaatcataGCTGGTTATGGACAAGCAGAAATTTCAATGAGACACATTATTCAGGCATTTGATAAAGTGCAACCATCTGTTCGCGAGAAA gatattaaacaatatgaaAAGTTAAGCAATTTGTATTCGGGTAGAAAGAATCCTGAAGTTACACCAATGGACACGCCAGTAGATGCTCCAATTGTTGACGTAATCATGGAGCCAATGGAAACTTAa